The Mesorhizobium sp. AR02 genomic interval CTACGACCAGCTCGTGCAGCGCATCACCGGCGCGCGGCTCGACAAATCCTCGCGCTTCACCGACTGGCGCCACCGGCCGCTGTCCGACAAGCAGCTCGATTACGCGCTGGCCGACGTCACCCATCTGATCGAGGTCTATCAGCACCTGAGTGCCGAACTGGAGCGGGAAAACCGCGCCCACTGGCTGAATGAGGAAATGGACGTCCTGACCTCGCGCGAGACCTACGATCCGCATCCCGAGGACGCCTGGAAGCGGCTGAAGATGCGGCTGCGCAAGCCGCAGGAACTGGCGATCGTGCAGGCCGTGGCGGCATGGCGCGAACGCGAGGCCAGGGAACGCGACGTGCCGCGCGGCCGCGTGCTCAAGGACGACGCGATCTACGAAGTGGCACAGCAGGCACCACGCGACGCGGCGGCCCTTGCCAAGCTGCGCACCACGCCAAAGGGCTGGGAGCGCTCCTCGACGGCGACAGCCCTGCTTGGGGCGGTCAATACCGCGCTGGCATTGCCCAAGGAGCAGATGCCGAAACTGCCGAAGAATTTTCAGCCGCCGGAAGGCTCAAATGCCGCGGCGGAGCTGTTGAAAGTGCTGCTCAGGATCGTCGCCGAAAAACAGGGTGTGGCCTCGAAGGTGCTGGCCTCCAGCGACGACATCGACCGCATCGCGGCCGAGGGCGAGGACGCCGATGTGCCTGCGTTGCAAGGCTGGCGCCGCGCCGTCTTCGGCGAAGCGGCACTGAAGCTGGTGCGCGGCGAGATCGGCATCAAGTTCGACAAGCGCAAGATCGCCGTGTTTGATTTGTAGGGTGAGAAGGGGTGGCCGCAGGCCACGAACCACGAAAAGCCAATTGCTTGGCTTTTCGACCTTCGAACGCCCTGGGCCTTGCGAAGGGCCGGGGCGATTGTCACTGTTCAAACCACTCCCAGCAGATGCAGCGCGAACCAGATCCAGGCCAGCGCCAGCACCACAGCACCTGCGAAGAAAGAACGGCTGCGCAGACGCAGATTGTTGCTGGTCAGGTG includes:
- the rnd gene encoding ribonuclease D — translated: MHVITTQKELETVLAAFEKSDFVTVDTEFIRETTFWPILCLIQMAAPGVTALIDPLSPDIDLAPFFRLMANEAVVKVFHAARQDIEIIVHLGDLVPHPVFDTQVAAMVCGFGDSVSYDQLVQRITGARLDKSSRFTDWRHRPLSDKQLDYALADVTHLIEVYQHLSAELERENRAHWLNEEMDVLTSRETYDPHPEDAWKRLKMRLRKPQELAIVQAVAAWREREARERDVPRGRVLKDDAIYEVAQQAPRDAAALAKLRTTPKGWERSSTATALLGAVNTALALPKEQMPKLPKNFQPPEGSNAAAELLKVLLRIVAEKQGVASKVLASSDDIDRIAAEGEDADVPALQGWRRAVFGEAALKLVRGEIGIKFDKRKIAVFDL